Within the bacterium genome, the region CCTTCCGGATTGTAAGTCACAAAACCGGGGTGCATCTCAATACAGAACTTCACATTATTTTCTTTAAGGAAGCGAGCCTGTTCCTTCCAATAGGGGATGAACTTCTTCTTCCACTGCCAATCCAAGATTGCGCGGAACTCATCCGGCCAAGCGCAGGTGACCCAGTTGGGGTTCTTTGCGCGAGGGCCATCGCCGGGACAACCGGAAAAGCCGTTAACACAAGACACGCCAAGTTGACCTGCCAATTTAACCGCATTCACAAAATCTGTGTGATGCGCATCGGCAATCTTTTTGTCAGGGTGCAAAGGGTTGCCGTGAACCGACAGCGCGCTCAGCTCAAGACCGCGGCTGGTGATTGCAGCCATCAGCTTCTTCTGACCAGCCTTATTGTCAACCAAATCCGCCGCATTGCAGTGAGCGTTGCCGGGATAGGCGCCTGCGCCAAGCTCAACGGCCTGAATGCCCTCTGCCTTAATAATATCCAACGCCTCCTCAAGGCTGCGGTCCGAAAAAAGCGCTGTAAAAATTCCTATCTTCATTGATGACCCTCCGTATTCTATCAAGAAATATTAATGGACTAATTTCCGCAAAACTACCCCGATTTCTGCTGAAAGTTAAGGGTTTATGCGGATTTTTACGTCCATATCTTACTTTGCAGGATACCTGATGATTGATTATCGATGTGTATTTTGCACAGGAATTAAGCGACAAATCAATACCTCCCTGTAAGGGCTAATAGTGCATCGCGCCTGCAGCATTAGAACCTGCGTTACATCTATGGCTTGATTGATCCGACGGAAGTTCACCTTAACAGAACGGCATCGATTTTTATTCGCTTCTTTAAGCTGGCAGTCCATGCAATCCACCATGAATTAATTTTGCTTATTGAAAATAGAGGATATTCA harbors:
- a CDS encoding sugar phosphate isomerase/epimerase, yielding MKIGIFTALFSDRSLEEALDIIKAEGIQAVELGAGAYPGNAHCNAADLVDNKAGQKKLMAAITSRGLELSALSVHGNPLHPDKKIADAHHTDFVNAVKLAGQLGVSCVNGFSGCPGDGPRAKNPNWVTCAWPDEFRAILDWQWKKKFIPYWKEQARFLKENNVKFCIEMHPGFVTYNPEGLLNLRAALGKMGDWVGANFDPSHLFWQGIDPIKAVRVLGEAGAVFHVHAKDARIDPVTSEINGVLDTKSYGDILHRSWVFRTVGYGHDVTWWKTFVSTLQTVGYDYVLSIEHEDGLMSNMEGLRKAVATLKDAVIAEKPTAMFWAKD